From Thermothelomyces thermophilus ATCC 42464 chromosome 6, complete sequence, the proteins below share one genomic window:
- a CDS encoding polyketide synthase, with protein MAGLSQLIVFGDQAVPYAAELRRFIAKREDFTLAKLLSEAYHALRAEIARLPYSQRTQFPSSSTLTELLNAHCSSSTTPSCALDSALACLHQIAAFVSYFNDTGKKYPKSPSSCLVGTCIGLLSAFAISCSESILDLVDLAPDLILLAFRLGLVVQNRTASVVASGLAAGSSSTTASDSTSVSYAVSGIDGATAASLVDQFCRSRSLAPAARVYVSAVGNGNVTVSGPPAQLRAFLSQHPDLKSARMAMSGLFHSAVLYEPSHIAAVLETLSPRLRRSVGRLDIVSNSEGDPLIIASGMAAEQTLHAILSDILLRPMRWDLVTQRAAELFEKSSSEPSPELDVLPFAAGSVQGLATAIRESRRGGEATVTVADTAGRPRIPSAVAAAAAPGTGSQRDRAKIAIIGYSGRFPEADSNEEFWNLLLAGLDVVKEIPKDRFDPHLYCDPTGKKRNTSGVTMGCFVKHPDLFDARFFGMSPREAEQADPAQRLALMTAYEAMEMAGFVPDSSPSTQRNRIGVFYGTASDDYREVNAGQNVDTYFVPGGSRAFLPARINYHFRFSGPSFDVDTACSSGLAAVHIACNSLWRGDCDVAIAGGTNILTNPDNWAGLDRAHFLTRTGNCKTFDDGADGYCRAESVATVLLKRLDDALLDGDPIQAVILGALTNHSAEAVSITRPHSGAQRAIFSRILESADVDSSDVSYVEMHGTGTQHGDACEMDSVLSVFAPDYSSRRHQPLYLGSAKANVGHAESASGVTSLIKVLLMMEKGQIPRHVGIKTRINRNFPTDLDRRNVRIAMQTTPWPRPEEEAGDAAASSTGRPRRAFVNNFGAAGGNSSVLLEDAPPRRPVSGREDPRPLHVVAVSAKSQSALRRNIRALADHLGANPGTPIGSLAYTTTARRVHYNFRAAVTGRTIDEIRRGLLLAETKEHYATQNGEVPVAFCFTGQGAQYLGMGRRLLEIPQFRSLVANLDEIARLQGFDPVLPVIDGSCSNSSSSSTTTTPLETLLLPPTTVQLAMTCLQMALGKFWISLGLTPKLVVGHSLGEYAAMNIAGVMSDADTIHLVGTRAALLEKHCRVGTHTMLAVRASASEVASLIAARANNRNRHLEICCVNGPEETVVGGPNDEIESFASYLRGMSIKATQLKVQFAFHSAQVEPMLEPFRRSCDGVTFRDPSVPLLSPLLGRVVTAASDLGMPSSYLSRHCRETVNFYDSLRAAKSTGAISDKTVWLEIGPHPTCSNSLKASLASSSSSTTTTTTTRIFPTLRRGEDDWSVLVPTLASLYESGVALSWDDYHRGFKDNLTVLRLPSYRWDLKSYWIPYVHDWCLTKGLPPPVQCNHHELTPKALPAKPKEPFTISVQDLVEEKYGSDESRIVARSDAQHPEFAAILRAHRVNGQPVCSSAVFADMALTLFARLLEKSPVAFDKTDLGVEVRNMVADKSLILNNEPSQLVEMKAQVRWSTRQATFSLSSIDPRSGKQTAHHAKCTGTYSPISGWKTEWGRRQYLVQGRVDHLRQAVDEDDSGVSRIKTGMFYKLFSSLVDYEPPFRGCRELIMRSADFESTAKVKFDNTPAGTADRFKYPPYWLDSLGQITGFTMNANDTLDSNEQVFINHGWENMRLSEPLSDALTYQTYVKMQENGDHRSYVGDVYVFNPLSNRIIAVYEGVTFSAVPRKILDKVLPRPAAGAPATTTTTTSTTTTTTTTAAAAAATGSKPVLMPSPPIAKQQPAATSVAAADKLRAIISEEVGAPIAEVVDSVDLADLGVDSLLALTLSDRILEELGTKVDSASFISGLRFQDLVKLVTGGDQVSVSDAPSSPAAPFIEQGSAVPSPQAVAAKESSRGGRAEAEAAADKLRAIIAEEVGAPIADVVDDVELADLGVDSLLALTMADRILEELDTKVDSSLFISGLKFGDLVRIVTGGATAGGGAGAGISESSSSTSSVSSSTPSMSSSPPSGPQAVLRDEEAVAVPDRSGTDTPLSSPSLSPTPRSDSDCYFVDSRDVDTFTRKPPARPLPPPVFRHSPSSLSASRGGRSGRLPRVASSFATATTDRPRPPSSFTAKLTLAWGDDDDLAAAAEPEPPAFKCPPATSVLLQGDPSAATKTLWLFPDGSGLAISYLDIPDLADDVAVYGLNSPFVKNTDGMDRCRFDDLVSAYLTELRRRQPRGPYLVGGWSAGGLCAYRAAQRLRDQYGEEVAGLVLIDSPRPGGRKRLPARLYDEFVRRGIFGTAPGRKPPPAWLLSHFTGFSSMLDTVDLLPWGGGGGGGGPRRRSLPTWIVWGANGVDEEETIEIRPDDPANMAWLLRRRRPEQLGANGWDALVGGDRIRIEVVQGANHFSLMRKPAVMQLGSFLKKVVS; from the exons ATGGCAGGACTGTCTCAGCTTATCGTCTTTGGCGACCAAGCGGTCCCTTACGCGGCCGAGTTACGGCGATTCATCGCCAAGCGCGAAGACTTTACGCTGGCCAAGCTCCTCTCCGAAGCCTACCACGCACTCAGGGCCGAAATCGCCCGGCTTCCCTACAGCCAGAGGACTCAGTTCCCGTCTTCCTCTACCCTGACGGAGCTCCTCAACGCCCAttgctcctcctccacgaCGCCCAGTTGTGCTCTGGACAGCGCCCTGGCCTGTTTGCACCAGATTGCAGCCTTTGTCTC ATACTTCAACGACACGGGCAAGAAGTACCCAAAGTCGCCATCATCATGCCTGGTCGGAACCTGCATCGGCCTTCTTTCCGCATTCGCGATCAGCTGTAGCGAGAGCATTCTCGACCTAGTCGACCTCGCTCCCGATCTCATCCTTCTCGCCTTTCGGCTGGGACTGGTGGTCCAGAACAGGACCGCCTCGGTGGTGGCGTCCGGCCTCGCCgcgggcagcagcagcaccaccgcTTCGGATTCCACTTCGGTGTCCTACGCCGTTTCCGGCATCGATGGGGCCACTGCCGCCAGCCTCGTCGACCAGTTTTGCCGGTCTCGGTCCCTCGCCCCGGCGGCCCGCGTCTATGTGAGCGCCGTCGGTAACGGGAACGTGACCGTGTCGGGCCCTCCGGCACAGTTGCGCGCCTTCCTCTCCCAGCACCCGGATCTCAAGTCGGCCAGGATGGCCATGAGCGGCCTGTTTCACTCGGCCGTCCTCTACGAACCATCACACATCGCCGCCGTGCTGGAGACCCTGAGCCCGAGGCTTCGCCGCAGCGTCGGCAGGCTGGACATCGTGTCCAACTCGGAAGGGGATCCGCTGATAATAGCATCGGGGATGGCGGCGGAGCAAACCTTGCACGCCATCCTCTCCGACATCCTGTTGCGACCGATGCGGTGGGATCTCGTCACCCAGCGGGCAGCCGAGCTGTTCGAGAAATCATCATCGGAGCCTTCGCCGGAGCTGGACGTGCTTCCCTTCGCCGCAGGAAGCGTTCAGGGGCTTGCCACGGCCATTCGGGAGTCTCGCCGCGGTGGCGAGGCGACGGTGACAGTCGCCGACACGGCCGGACGGCCTCGAATCCCCTCCGCAGtagcagcagccgcagcaCCAGGGACCGGGAGCCAGAGGGACAGGGCCAAGATCGCCATCATCGGATACTCGGGTCGCTTCCCGGAGGCGGACAGCAACGAGGAGTTTTGGAACCTGCTCCTGGCCGGGCTCGACGTTGTCAAGGAGATCCCCAAGGACCGGTTCGACCCCCATCTCTACTGCGATCCGACGGGCAAGAAGCGGAACACCAGCGGGGTCACGATGGGATGCTTCGTCAAGCACCCGGATCTGTTTGACGCCCGCTTCTTCGGCATGTCGCCGAGAGAGGCCGAGCAGGCGGACCCGGCCCAGCGGCTCGCCCTCATGACGGCGTACGAGGCCATGGAGATGGCCGGCTTCGTCCCGGactcgtcgccgtcgacgcAGCGGAACCGGATCGGGGTCTTCTACGGCACCGCCAGCGATGACTACCGCGAGGTCAACGCCGGCCAGAACGTCGATACCTACTTTGTCCCCGGGGGGAGCCGCGCCTTTCTCCCCGCGCGCATCAACTACCACTTCCGGTTCAGCGGCCCCTCGTTCGACGTCGACACGGCCTGCTCCTCGGGCCTGGCCGCGGTGCACATCGCGTGCAACTCCCTCTGGAGGGGCGACTGCGACGTGGCCATCGCCGGGGGGACCAACATCCTGACCAACCCCGATAACTGGGCCGGCCTGGACCGCGCCCACTTCCTGACCCGTACGGGCAACTGCAAGACGTTCGACGACGGCGCGGACGGCTACTGTAGGGCCGAGAGCGTGGCCACGGTGCTCCTCAAGAGGCTCGACGACGCGCTCCTAGACGGCGACCCCATCCAGGCCGTCATCCTCGGCGCCCTCACCAACCACTCGGCCGAGGCCGTCTCCATCACCCGGCCGCACTCGGGAGCACAGCGGGCCATCTTCAGCCGCATCCTCGAGTCGGCCGACGTCGACAGCTCCGACGTCAGCTACGTCGAGATGCATGGGACCGGCACCCAGCACGGCGACGCCTGCGAGATGGACTCGGTCCTTTCCGTCTTCGCGCCCGACTACTCCTCCCGCCGGCACCAGCCCCTATATCTCGGCTCGGCCAAGGCCAACGTCGGCCATGCCGAGTCGGCCTCGGGCGTCACCTCCCTGATCAAGGTCCTGCTCATGATGGAGAAGGGGCAGATCCCGCGCCACGTCGGCATCAAGACCAGGATCAACAGGAACTTCCCCACCGATCTCGACCGGAGGAACGTTCGCATCGCCATGCAGACGACGCCGTGGCCGAgaccggaggaggaggccggaGACGCCGCCGCTTCTTCGACCGGGAGGCCCAGGCGGGCTTTTGTGAACAACTTCGGAGCCGCCGGCGGCAACTCCTCGGTCCTCCTCGAAGACGCCCCCCCGCGGCGGCCGGTGTCGGGTCGGGAGGACCCGAGGCCCCTGCACGTCGTCGCCGTGTCGGCCAAGTCGCAGTCGGCCCTGAGGCGCAACATCCGCGCCCTCGCGGACCATCTCGGCGCCAATCCCGGCACCCCTATCGGCTCGCTCGCCTACACGACGACGGCCCGCCGGGTGCACTACAACTTCCGCGCGGCCGTGACCGGCAGGACGATCGACGAGATCCGCAGGGGTCTCCTGCTGGCCGAGACGAAGGAGCACTACGCCACCCAGAACGGCGAGGTCCCCGTCGCCTTCTGCTTCACCGGCCAGGGGGCACAATACCTCGGGATGGGCCGGAGACTGCTCGAGATTCCTCAGTTCCGCTCTCTCGTCGCGAACCTCGACGAGATCGCGAGGCTGCAGGGCTTCGATCCCGTCCTCCCCGTCATCGACGGCAGctgcagcaacagcagcagcagcagcaccactaCCACCCCTCTCGAGacgcttcttcttcctccgaCCACCGTGCAGCTCGCCATGACCTGCCTGCAGATGGCGCTGGGCAAGTTTTGGATCTCCCTCGGCCTCACCCCCAAGCTCGTCGTCGGGCACAGCCTCGGCGAGTACGCGGCCATGAACATCGCCGGCGTCATGTCCGATGCCGACACCATCCACCTCGTCGGCACCCGCGCCGCCCTCCTCGAGAAGCACTGCCGCGTCGGAACCCACACGATGCTGGCCGTCAGGGCTTCCGCGTCCGAGGTGGCCTCTCTCATCGCGGCGCGCGCAAACAACCGCAACCGCCACCTCGAGATCTGCTGCGTAAACGGCCCCGAGGAGACCGTGGTCGGAGGACCCAATGACGAGATCGAGTCCTTCGCCTCGTATCTGCGCGGCATGTCCATCAAGGCAACGCAGCTCAAGGTGCAGTTTGCCTTCCACTCCGCCCAGGTCGAGCCGATGCTGGAGCCGTTCCGCCGGAGCTGCGACGGCGTCACGTTCCGGGATCCCTCCGTGCCGCTGCTCTCGCCGCTCCTGGGCAGGGTCGTCACCGCCGCCTCGGACTTGGGCATGCCGTCGAGCTACCTGAGCCGCCACTGCCGCGAGACGGTCAACTTTTACGACTCCCTGCGGGCCGCAAAGTCGACGGGGGCCATCTCGGACAAGACGGTTTGGCTCGAGATCGGGCCTCACCCGACGTGCTCCAACAGCCTCAAGGCCTCGCtcgcgtcgtcgtcctcttccactactactactactactaccagAATCTTCCCGACCTTGCGCCGCGGCGAGGACGACTGGTCCGTTCTCGTTCCCACCCTGGCTTCTCTATACGAGTCGGGCGTCGCGCTCAGCTGGGACGATTACCACCGCGGCTTCAAGGACAACCTGACCGTTCTGAGGCTCCCTTCGTACCGCTGGGATCTCAAGAGCTACTGGATCCCTTACGTCCACGACTGGTGCCTGACCAAGGGCCTGCCCCCCCCGGTCCAGTGCAACCACCACGAGCTGACCCCCAAGGCGTTGCCTGCCAAGCCCAAGGAACCTTTCACCATCTCCGTCCAGGATCTGGTGGAGGAGAAGTACGGCAGCGACGAGTCGCGGATCGTGGCCAGATCGGACGCACAACACCCGGAGTTCGCGGCCATCCTCCGGGCGCACAGGGTCAATGGCCAGCCCGTCTGTTCCTCGGCCGTCTTCGCCGATATGGCGCTCACCTTGTTCGCTCGGCTGCTTGAGAAGTCGCCGGTCGCCTTCGACAAGACCGACCTGGGCGTCGAGGTCCGCAACATGGTTGCCGACAAGTCCCTCATCCTCAACAACGAGCCGTCGCAGCTGGTCGAGATGAAGGCCCAGGTCCGGTGGTCGACCAGGCAGGCCACCTTCTCCCTGTCCAGCATCGACCCGCGCAGCGGAAAGCAGACTGCCCACCACGCCAAGTGCACCGGCACCTACTCGCCGATCAGCGGCTGGAAGACGGAATGGGGCCGGCGGCAGTACCTGGTTCAGGGGAGGGTGGATCACCTGCGGCAGGCggtcgacgaggacgactcGGGCGTGTCCCGGATCAAGACGGGCATGTTCTACAAGCTCTTCAGCTCGCTCGTCGATTACGAGCCCCCGTTCAGGGGCTGCCGAGAGCTCATCATGCGGTCGGCCGACTTCGAGTCCACGGCCAAGGTCAAGTTCGACAACACGCCCGCGGGCACGGCCGACAGGTTCAAGTACCCGCCCTACTGGCTCGACAGCCTCGGCCAGATCACCGGCTTCACCATGAACGCCAACGACACCCTCGACTCGAACGAGCAGGTCTTCATCAACCACGGGTGGGAGAACATGAGGCTCTCGGAGCCGCTCTCCGACGCTCTTACCTACCAGACCTACGTCAAGATGCAGGAGAACGGCGACCACCGCTCTTACGTCGGCGACGTCTACGTCTTCAACCCGCTGTCGAACCGCATCATCGCCGTGTACGAGGGTGTCACCTTCTCGGCCGTTCCGAGGAAGATTCTCGACAAGGTCCTGCCCCGCCCGGCCGCCGGTGCCCCTGCTACCACgactaccaccaccagcaccaccaccaccactactactactgctgctgctgctgctgctaccgGCAGTAAGCCAGTCCTTATGCCGTCTCCGCCGATCGCAAAGCAGCAGCCGGCCGCTACCTCTGTGGCCGCCGCGGATAAACTCCGCGCTATCATCTCGGAGGAAGTCGGCGCTCCCATCGCGGAGGTCGTCGACAGTGTTGACCTTGCCGACCTAGGGGTCGACTCCCTCCTGGCCCTGACCCTGTCAGACCGCATCCTCGAAGAACTAGGCACCAAGGTCGACTCGGCCTCGTTCATCTCGGGCCTCAGGTTCCAGGATCTCGTAAAGCTCGTTACAGGAGGAGACCAAGTTTCAGTCTCCGACGCACCCTCCTCCCCTGCGGCCCCATTCATCGAGCAAGGGTCGGCAGTCCCGTCGCCGCAGGCCGTTGCCGCCAAGGAATCCTCACGCGGGGGccgggcggaggcggaggcggcagcAGACAAGCTCCGGGCCATCATTGCCGAGGAAGTCGGCGCTCCGATCGCCGACGTGGTCGACGACGTCGAGCTCGCCGACCTGGGGGTCGACTCTCTCCTGGCCCTGACCATGGCGGACCGCATcctcgaggagctcgacACCAAGGTCGACTCCTCCCTGTTCATCTCGGGTCTCAAGTTCGGCGATCTCGTCCGCATCGTGACAGGAGGAgccaccgccggcggcggcgccggcgccgggatCTCGgaatcctcctcctccacctcgTCGGTCAGTTCTTCGACCCCTTCcatgtcgtcgtcgccgcccagCGGACCCCAGGCCGTTCTTCGTGACGAGGAGGCAGTCGCGGTTCCCGACAGAAGCGGCACCGACACGCCCCTCTCGTCCCCGTCGCTCTCGCCGACTCCCCGGTCGGACAGCGACTGCTACTTCGTCGACAGCCGAGACGTCGACACATTCACACGTAAGCCCCCCGCCcgccccctccctccccccgtCTTCCGCCACTCCCCTTCTTCTCTCTCGGCCTCGCGTGGTGGCAGGTCTGGCCGCCTGCCTCGCGTGGCTTCCTCCTTTGCGACCGCAACCACAGACCGTCCTCGCCCCCCTTCTTCCTTC ACGGCCAAGCTGACTCTTGCATGGGGGGATGATGATGActtagcagcagcagcagagccCGAACCGCCCGCGTTTAAGTGCCCGCCGGCGACTTCGGTCCTCCTCCAAGGCGACCCGTCGGCGGCCACCAAGACGCTCTGGCTGTTCCCGGACGGCTCCGGCCTGGCCATCTCGTACCTCGACATCCCCGACCTGGCCGACGACGTGGCCGTGTACGGGCTCAACAGCCCCTTCGTCAAGAACACCGACGGCATGGACCGCTGCCGCTTCGACGACCTCGTCTCCGCCTACCTGACCGAgctgcgccgccgccagcccCGCGGGCCCTACCTCGTCGGCGGCTGGTCGGCCGGCGGCCTGTGCGCGTACCGGGCCGCGCAGCGGCTGCGCGACCAGTACGGCGAGGAGGTGGCCGGCCTGGTGCTGATCGACAGCCCGCGCCCGGGAGGGCGCAAGCGGCTGCCGGCGCGGCTGTACGACGAGTTCGTCCGGCGCGGCATCTTCGGCACCGCCCCCGGCAGgaagccgccgcccgcctggCTGCTCTCGCACTTCACCGGCTTCTCCTCCATGCTCGACACCGTCGACCTCCTGCCCTGGGGTGGGGgtgggggcggcggcggcccgcgGAGGAGGAGCCTGCCGACGTGGATCGTCTGGGGCGCGAACGGGGTCGACGAGGAAGAGACGATCGAGATCCGTCCCGACGACCCGGCCAACATGGCCTGGTTGCTGAGACGGCGCCGGCCCGAGCAGCTGGGCGCCAATGGCTGGGATGCTCTCGTGGGCGGGGACCGGATCCGGATCGAGGTCGTCCAAGGGGCCAACCACTTCAGCTTGATGCGGAAGCCGGCTGTCATGCAACTGGGCTCGTTTCTTAAGAAGGTCGTTTCCtag
- a CDS encoding glycoside hydrolase family 18 protein (CAZy_ID 270021) — translation DSTNKFTGSYIRPHTNLTEICEGLSLLWRAGVSPSKVVLGPGWYGCTRSSGTLSNAEIKRVLASGAGKESYDATAGVRWLTWNTDQRVSYDDGVNVQQKIALANNLCLGCIMIWALDQDDAKGSSKKDLLGTGPANGISEEAAESYMKQLANATLQKAVASSCYWTLCGGGCNHGL, via the exons GACTCGACCAACAAGTTCACGGGGTCTTATATCCGCCCCCACACCAACCTGACCGAGATCTGTGAAGGCCTGTCCCTGCTGTGGCGCGCCGGCGTCAGCCCCTCCAAAGTCGTCCTCGGCCCGGGTTGGTACGGGTGCACCCGCTCCTCCGGTACCCTCTCCAACGCCGAGATCAAGCGCGTCCTGGCCTCGGGAGCCGGCAAGGAGTCGTACGACGCCACCGCCGGCGTCCGCTGGCTGACCTGGAACACGGACCAGCGGGTGAGCTACGACGACGGTGTCAACGTGCAGCAGAAGATCGCCCTGGCCAATAACTTGTGTCTGGGATGCATCATGATT TGGGCACTGGATCAGGACGACGCCAAGGGCAGCAGCAAGAAGGACCTGCTGGGCACTGGCCCGGCCAACGGCATCTCAGAGGAGGCGGCCGAATCGTACATGAAGCAGCTGGCAAACGCGACGCTGCAGAAGGCCGTCGCCTCGAGCTGCTACTGGACCCTGTGCGGCGGCGGTTGCAACCACGGGCTA